One part of the Stegostoma tigrinum isolate sSteTig4 unplaced genomic scaffold, sSteTig4.hap1 scaffold_335, whole genome shotgun sequence genome encodes these proteins:
- the LOC132208252 gene encoding probable G-protein coupled receptor 139 isoform X1, whose protein sequence is MGLSDALAWYQNVLRIRFIFRDVERIYFPLLAAVSVPLNVITIVILSRGKCGLSRCVTGYLLAMASADLLVVIFDVIWRHIPILFREDFLFLQDVEVCNIHAALLFASTDCSVWFTVAFTFDRTVAICNQKLKVKYCSEKTAATVVGTVTVLSCFKNIIWCFMYNRTYRFVNDPMFCGIEFSDPKLQLWASLELAHYAVTPCAPFALILLLNIFTVRHILVSSRARSRLRAHSKGESPRDPEMESRRRSIILLFAVSGNFIVLWAVFTVTAILQRISHLDTIFTVPDYVPELGFMLQLLSCSTNTGIYAVTQSKFRGQFKNVVTYPICLLTKLTKQCVDGGRLLNSSP, encoded by the exons ATGGGTTTATCTGATGCTTTGGCGTGGTACCAGAACGTGTTAAGGATTCGCTTTATCTTTCGGGATGTTGAGAGGATTTATTTTCCATTACTCGCTGCCGTTAGTGTGCCTC TTAACGTGATAACGATTGTCATCCTCTCCCGCGGAAAGTGCGGTCTCTCCAGATGCGTCACTGGCTACCTCCTGGCCATGGCATCGGCGGACCTCCTCGTGGTGATCTTCGACGTGATATGGAGGCACATACCCATTCTGTTTCGGGAAGACTTTCTGTTTCTGCAGGATGTGGAAGTGTGCAACATTCACGCTGCCCTGCTTTTTGCatccactgactgttctgtttgGTTCACCGTCGCATTCACCTTCGATCGAACTGTGGCCATTTGTAACCAGAAGCTGAAAgtgaaatattgcagtgagaaaacggcggctacGGTTGTGGGAACAGTGACGGTGCTGAGCTGTTTCAAGAACATCATCTGGTGCTTTATGTATAACCGCACCTATCGTTTTGTAAATGATCCTATGTTTTGTGGGATCGAATTCAGTGACCCTAAATTACAGCTGTGGGCGTCTTTGGAACTTGCTCACTACGCTGTCACACCCTGTGCCCCATTTGCACTGATCCTGCTGCTCAACATTTTCACCGTCAGGCACATTTTAGTGAGCAGCAGAGCCCGCAGCagactccgggctcacagcaAGGGGGAGAGTCCCAGAGACCCCGAGATGGAGAGTCGAAGGAGATCCATCATCTTATTGTTTGCTGTCTCTGGCAATTTCATTGTCTTGTGGGCGGTGTTTACCGTGACCGCGATACTTCAACGAATCTCTCACCTGGATACGATATTCACCGTGCCGGACTATGTCCCCGAGTTAGGCTTCATGCTCCAGCTCCTGAGTTGCAGCACGAACACTGGGATCTACGCTGTGACCCAGTCTAAGTTCAGAGGACAATTTAAAAATGTGGTCACATACCCCATCTGCCTGTTGACGAAATTAACTAAACAGTGCGTGGATGGTGGGCGCCTCCTCAACTCCAGCCCATAA
- the LOC132208252 gene encoding probable G-protein coupled receptor 139 isoform X2 — MLDDFPQCHGLRRFQRHPQTYYVNVITIVILSRGKCGLSRCVTGYLLAMASADLLVVIFDVIWRHIPILFREDFLFLQDVEVCNIHAALLFASTDCSVWFTVAFTFDRTVAICNQKLKVKYCSEKTAATVVGTVTVLSCFKNIIWCFMYNRTYRFVNDPMFCGIEFSDPKLQLWASLELAHYAVTPCAPFALILLLNIFTVRHILVSSRARSRLRAHSKGESPRDPEMESRRRSIILLFAVSGNFIVLWAVFTVTAILQRISHLDTIFTVPDYVPELGFMLQLLSCSTNTGIYAVTQSKFRGQFKNVVTYPICLLTKLTKQCVDGGRLLNSSP; from the exons ATGTTGGATGACTTCCCTCAGTGTCACGGACTGCGTCGATTTCAgcgtcatccacaaacatactaTG TTAACGTGATAACGATTGTCATCCTCTCCCGCGGAAAGTGCGGTCTCTCCAGATGCGTCACTGGCTACCTCCTGGCCATGGCATCGGCGGACCTCCTCGTGGTGATCTTCGACGTGATATGGAGGCACATACCCATTCTGTTTCGGGAAGACTTTCTGTTTCTGCAGGATGTGGAAGTGTGCAACATTCACGCTGCCCTGCTTTTTGCatccactgactgttctgtttgGTTCACCGTCGCATTCACCTTCGATCGAACTGTGGCCATTTGTAACCAGAAGCTGAAAgtgaaatattgcagtgagaaaacggcggctacGGTTGTGGGAACAGTGACGGTGCTGAGCTGTTTCAAGAACATCATCTGGTGCTTTATGTATAACCGCACCTATCGTTTTGTAAATGATCCTATGTTTTGTGGGATCGAATTCAGTGACCCTAAATTACAGCTGTGGGCGTCTTTGGAACTTGCTCACTACGCTGTCACACCCTGTGCCCCATTTGCACTGATCCTGCTGCTCAACATTTTCACCGTCAGGCACATTTTAGTGAGCAGCAGAGCCCGCAGCagactccgggctcacagcaAGGGGGAGAGTCCCAGAGACCCCGAGATGGAGAGTCGAAGGAGATCCATCATCTTATTGTTTGCTGTCTCTGGCAATTTCATTGTCTTGTGGGCGGTGTTTACCGTGACCGCGATACTTCAACGAATCTCTCACCTGGATACGATATTCACCGTGCCGGACTATGTCCCCGAGTTAGGCTTCATGCTCCAGCTCCTGAGTTGCAGCACGAACACTGGGATCTACGCTGTGACCCAGTCTAAGTTCAGAGGACAATTTAAAAATGTGGTCACATACCCCATCTGCCTGTTGACGAAATTAACTAAACAGTGCGTGGATGGTGGGCGCCTCCTCAACTCCAGCCCATAA